The following are encoded in a window of Pseudomonas sp. St316 genomic DNA:
- a CDS encoding Lrp/AsnC family transcriptional regulator has protein sequence MTDDIDQILISALMEDSRRSLKALANLSGLSSPSVAERLRRLEERGVLRGYTVEVDPKCFGYQLQAIVRIRPLPGQLQEVERQIQAIAQFTECDKVTGDDCFIARLHVRSMEQLDTLLDKLNVHAETNTAIVKKTPVKRRLPPMA, from the coding sequence ATGACTGACGATATTGATCAGATCCTCATCAGTGCCCTGATGGAAGATTCCCGACGCTCCCTCAAGGCCCTGGCAAACCTCAGTGGCCTCTCCTCCCCCAGTGTCGCCGAGCGCCTTCGCCGTCTCGAAGAACGAGGCGTGCTCAGGGGCTATACCGTCGAGGTGGACCCCAAGTGCTTCGGCTATCAACTCCAGGCCATCGTGCGTATCCGCCCGCTGCCGGGTCAGTTGCAGGAAGTGGAACGGCAGATCCAGGCCATCGCTCAATTCACCGAATGCGACAAGGTGACCGGTGACGACTGCTTTATCGCCCGCCTGCACGTACGTTCGATGGAACAGCTGGACACCTTGCTGGACAAGCTCAATGTCCATGCCGAGACCAATACGGCTATCGTCAAGAAGACGCCCGTCAAGCGGCGCTTGCCACCGATGGCGTAG
- a CDS encoding DMT family transporter codes for MDKTLRRGSLEMTVAMLISGTIGWFVLVCGLPVLDVVFWRCVFGAATLLLICAGFGFLRPGILTRTTFLLAVVSGVAIVGNWVLLFASYSRASIAIGTAVYNVQPFMLVGLAALFLGEKITAQKLFWLAVSFLGMLAIVSAHGEQGQGGGDYLLGIALALGAALLYAIAALIIKRLTGTPPHLIALIQVSTGVLLLAPWANFSALPQHAQAWASLLTLGVVHTGVMYVLLYSAIQRLPTALTGALSFIYPIAAIFVDWFAFGHRLEPLQWLGVAAILLAAAGMQQGWGIKSRRPALS; via the coding sequence ATGGACAAGACCTTACGCCGCGGTTCGCTGGAAATGACCGTCGCCATGCTGATCTCCGGAACCATTGGTTGGTTCGTGCTGGTTTGCGGTTTGCCGGTGCTGGATGTGGTGTTCTGGCGCTGCGTGTTCGGTGCCGCGACCTTGTTGCTGATCTGCGCGGGTTTCGGCTTCCTGCGCCCCGGCATTCTGACCCGTACCACGTTCCTGCTGGCAGTAGTCAGCGGCGTGGCGATCGTCGGCAACTGGGTACTGTTGTTTGCCTCTTATTCCCGCGCCTCGATTGCCATCGGCACGGCGGTGTACAACGTCCAGCCGTTCATGTTGGTGGGGCTGGCGGCGTTGTTCCTGGGGGAAAAGATCACCGCGCAGAAACTGTTCTGGCTGGCGGTGTCGTTTCTCGGAATGCTGGCCATCGTCAGTGCCCATGGCGAGCAAGGGCAGGGTGGTGGTGATTATCTGCTGGGCATTGCCTTGGCGCTGGGTGCGGCGTTGCTGTACGCCATCGCGGCATTGATCATCAAGCGCCTGACCGGCACGCCACCCCATCTCATCGCGCTGATCCAGGTCAGTACCGGCGTGTTGCTGCTGGCGCCCTGGGCAAACTTCTCGGCACTGCCGCAACACGCCCAGGCCTGGGCCAGCCTGTTGACCCTGGGCGTGGTGCACACTGGCGTGATGTACGTGTTGCTGTACAGCGCCATACAACGGTTGCCGACCGCGTTGACCGGGGCGCTGTCGTTCATCTATCCGATCGCGGCGATCTTCGTCGACTGGTTCGCCTTTGGCCATCGCTTGGAGCCGCTGCAATGGTTGGGCGTGGCGGCGATCCTGCTGGCGGCTGCCGGTATGCAACAGGGCTGGGGCATCAAGTCGCGGCGCCCAGCCCTGTCGTAG
- a CDS encoding NADP-dependent glyceraldehyde-3-phosphate dehydrogenase has protein sequence MTTAPFLANLFPGATDIPDAYRLEGRIEQREYLVDGVLETWQGPLAVVRSPVYLTGELGDEQVILGSTPLLDAETALTALDAAVRAYDRGQGQWPTMRVAERIRHVETFLARMREQRQTVVKLLMWEIGKNLKDSQKEFDRTCDYIVDTINALKELDRRSSRFELEQDTLGQIRRVPLGVALCMGPYNYPLNETFTTLIPALIMGNTVVFKPAKLGVLLVRPLLEAFRDSFPAGVINVIYGSGRETVSALMASGKIDIFAFIGTNKAASDLKKLHPRPHRLRAALGLDAKNPGLVLPEVDLDNAVNEALTGSLSFNGQRCTALKILFVHEDVAPAFIEKFNARLATLKPGMPWEDGVALTPLPEASKVDYLHSLVADALAKGAEVKNAHGGESRSSFFYPAVLYPVNTAMRVYHEEQFGPVVPIVPYRDLNTVIDYVLESDFGQQLSIFGTNPAQVGKLVDTFANQVGRININAQCQRGPDTFPFNGRKNSAEGTLSVHDALRTFSIRTLVATKFQDSNKALISDIIRDRDSNFLTTDYIF, from the coding sequence ATGACCACCGCCCCCTTTCTCGCCAACCTTTTTCCCGGTGCCACCGACATCCCGGACGCCTACCGCCTCGAAGGTCGGATCGAACAGCGCGAATACCTGGTCGACGGCGTCCTGGAAACCTGGCAAGGGCCACTGGCCGTCGTCCGCAGCCCCGTTTACCTGACGGGTGAGCTGGGCGATGAGCAAGTGATTCTCGGCAGCACGCCGCTGCTGGATGCCGAGACCGCCCTCACCGCCCTGGACGCTGCCGTGCGGGCTTACGATCGCGGCCAGGGCCAGTGGCCCACGATGCGCGTCGCCGAGCGCATCCGCCACGTGGAAACCTTCCTGGCGCGCATGCGCGAGCAACGCCAGACCGTGGTCAAGTTGCTGATGTGGGAAATCGGCAAGAACCTCAAGGATTCCCAGAAGGAATTCGACCGCACCTGCGACTACATCGTCGACACCATCAACGCCCTCAAGGAGCTGGACCGCCGCTCCAGCCGCTTCGAGCTGGAACAGGACACCCTCGGGCAAATCCGGCGCGTGCCACTGGGCGTGGCCTTGTGCATGGGCCCCTACAATTATCCGCTGAACGAAACCTTCACTACATTGATCCCGGCCTTGATCATGGGCAACACCGTGGTGTTCAAGCCGGCCAAGCTCGGCGTCCTGCTGGTGCGGCCATTGCTTGAAGCCTTCCGCGACAGCTTCCCGGCCGGCGTGATCAACGTGATCTACGGCAGCGGCCGCGAAACGGTCAGCGCTCTGATGGCCAGCGGCAAGATCGACATCTTCGCCTTTATCGGCACCAACAAGGCGGCCAGTGACCTGAAGAAACTTCACCCGCGGCCACATCGCTTGCGTGCCGCCCTGGGGCTGGATGCGAAAAACCCTGGGCTGGTGCTGCCGGAGGTCGACCTGGACAACGCGGTCAACGAGGCGCTGACCGGCTCGCTGTCATTCAACGGCCAGCGCTGCACGGCGCTGAAAATTCTGTTTGTCCATGAGGATGTGGCGCCGGCGTTCATCGAGAAGTTCAACGCCAGGCTCGCCACCCTGAAACCTGGCATGCCCTGGGAGGACGGTGTGGCACTGACGCCGCTGCCCGAAGCGAGCAAAGTCGACTACTTGCATTCGCTGGTCGCCGATGCACTCGCCAAGGGTGCCGAAGTGAAGAATGCCCACGGCGGCGAATCGCGAAGCTCGTTCTTCTACCCGGCGGTGCTGTACCCGGTAAACACGGCGATGCGGGTCTACCATGAGGAGCAGTTCGGCCCGGTCGTGCCCATCGTGCCGTATCGCGACCTCAATACCGTAATCGATTACGTATTGGAGTCCGACTTCGGCCAGCAGCTCAGCATTTTCGGCACCAACCCGGCACAAGTCGGCAAACTGGTGGACACCTTCGCCAACCAAGTCGGACGCATCAACATCAACGCCCAGTGCCAACGGGGCCCGGACACGTTCCCGTTCAATGGCCGGAAGAATTCGGCCGAGGGCACCTTGTCGGTCCATGATGCGCTGCGCACCTTTTCCATCCGCACGCTGGTGGCGACCAAGTTCCAGGACAGCAACAAGGCGTTGATCAGCGACATTATCCGTGACCGGGACTCCAACTTCCTGACCACTGACTACATCTTCTGA